In a genomic window of Niallia taxi:
- a CDS encoding serine hydrolase domain-containing protein: protein MQKIVIVFLLIVFALFVPKTLYAKELTTPSGIPLTEIESFVDDYVSDYIGKETAGAGIIIVKNNEVIFSKGYGYGDVDKKQKINPDTSVFEWGSISKLFVWVSVMQLEEQGKIKLDEDISNYLPKGFLHNLKYEDPITMLNLMNHTAGFEEWIFDLGYATDDHMKTLEEGLKKHEPNQIYRPGEVVAYSNYSTSLAAYIVQLITEQEFSDYVEEHIFQKLGISDSTFYLGVKEPLTKAKVNGYELLGKGDFKPSTPYYMSMYPSGGINGTAQDLAEFARALMPQVMKSVLFKNENTLSSMFKQSYTVNRNVPGIAHGFWEYHGKSKGYTHGGNTASFSSNFHIVPEENFAVIVLTNQAGEVDLTYGLTKELVGEREINDVKLTDLPDSKITEGKYITARQMESGFLNVYYKLMPLVVKSVNETDIEVSLAGQTAIYTQIYPYVYKMNKGHSMFIPTNVLYFSFEDGSVNQIHTSISDYLPMKNNTYWLAFSAILFAYCVLFFIISPFVLIITSLLTKKRKQLILKLRKWIYLLNIVGTAFIVNIMVLIIRMLSNSDRGYAEVLPQIMINYILTVIAAITIGFILFKWNTVELTKLQKCFYVLTIFSISMLIFLLLTWQFYS from the coding sequence ATGCAAAAAATAGTTATTGTATTTTTGCTCATAGTATTTGCATTATTTGTACCAAAGACACTTTATGCAAAGGAACTTACAACTCCGTCAGGAATTCCACTTACTGAAATAGAGAGCTTTGTTGATGACTATGTGAGTGACTATATTGGTAAAGAAACAGCTGGTGCAGGCATTATTATCGTAAAAAATAATGAAGTGATTTTTTCAAAAGGATATGGCTATGGAGATGTTGACAAGAAACAGAAAATAAATCCGGATACGTCCGTTTTTGAATGGGGTTCCATAAGTAAGTTGTTTGTTTGGGTATCAGTAATGCAATTAGAGGAACAAGGGAAAATCAAGTTGGATGAAGATATAAGTAATTACTTGCCTAAAGGATTTCTCCACAATTTAAAATATGAGGATCCAATAACCATGCTGAATTTAATGAACCATACAGCGGGTTTTGAGGAATGGATATTTGACTTAGGATATGCGACAGATGACCATATGAAAACATTAGAAGAAGGATTAAAAAAGCATGAGCCGAACCAAATTTATCGTCCTGGGGAAGTTGTGGCGTACTCCAATTATTCTACAAGCCTGGCAGCTTATATTGTTCAATTAATTACGGAACAAGAATTTAGTGATTATGTGGAAGAACATATTTTTCAAAAGTTGGGGATTTCAGACTCAACGTTCTATTTAGGTGTAAAAGAGCCGTTAACAAAGGCTAAAGTGAATGGTTATGAACTGCTTGGAAAAGGGGATTTTAAACCATCAACACCTTATTATATGTCTATGTACCCGAGCGGAGGAATAAATGGAACAGCACAGGATTTAGCAGAATTTGCACGTGCGTTGATGCCGCAGGTTATGAAGTCGGTTTTATTTAAGAACGAAAATACGTTAAGTAGCATGTTTAAGCAAAGTTATACTGTTAATAGAAATGTTCCTGGTATTGCTCACGGTTTTTGGGAATATCATGGTAAGTCAAAAGGATACACACATGGAGGTAATACGGCATCATTTTCCAGTAATTTTCATATAGTCCCGGAAGAAAACTTTGCTGTTATTGTGTTAACGAATCAAGCAGGAGAGGTTGATCTAACATATGGGCTTACGAAAGAATTAGTTGGAGAGAGAGAAATAAATGACGTCAAATTAACAGACTTGCCAGATTCGAAAATAACCGAAGGAAAATATATTACTGCAAGACAAATGGAAAGTGGCTTCTTAAATGTGTATTACAAGCTAATGCCGCTTGTAGTGAAATCAGTGAATGAGACTGATATAGAGGTTAGTTTGGCAGGGCAAACAGCTATTTACACGCAAATATATCCATATGTTTATAAAATGAACAAAGGTCATTCCATGTTTATTCCGACAAATGTTCTTTATTTCTCATTCGAAGATGGTTCAGTTAATCAAATTCATACATCGATTTCTGATTATCTGCCAATGAAGAATAACACTTATTGGCTAGCATTCAGCGCAATTTTATTCGCATATTGCGTCCTTTTCTTTATCATCTCTCCTTTTGTTTTAATAATAACAAGTTTATTAACTAAGAAGCGAAAACAGTTGATTTTAAAACTTAGAAAATGGATATATCTATTAAACATTGTTGGCACAGCATTCATAGTAAACATAATGGTATTAATAATAAGGATGCTAAGTAATAGTGATAGAGGTTATGCTGAGGTACTACCACAGATAATGATAAATTATATTTTAACCGTTATTGCTGCTATAACTATTGGTTTCATATTATTTAAGTGGAACACGGTTGAATTAACAAAATTACAGAAGTGCTTTTATGTATTAACAATATTTTCGATTAGCATGCTGATTTTTTTACTATTAACATGGCAGTTTTATAGTTAA
- a CDS encoding DMT family transporter, whose protein sequence is MAKEKLGFLLGIVGVMCFSLTLPATSIAVAYFGTTVVGLGRTVIAAILVAIILIFRKEKLPSFRQFKSILIVALGAVLGFPLLTSWAMEYLPVSHGAVEVALLPLVTAGFAMLRAGEQPSLKYWLSSLIGSCAVIVYALILGFGQLHFADLALLAAVVLLGFSYAEGGRLAKELGSWQVIAWAILIAAPFFIIPVGLNFTQDMIHAPMQAWISILYLGVVSQFLAYVAWYSGMSLGGIARVSQIQYLQPFLMILFAAIFLNEAISFMTIGIAIIVLLSVIVGKNTKVTRSDSYKT, encoded by the coding sequence ATGGCAAAAGAAAAACTAGGCTTTTTACTTGGAATAGTCGGTGTTATGTGTTTTAGTTTAACACTCCCTGCGACAAGTATAGCAGTAGCTTATTTCGGAACGACCGTTGTCGGGTTAGGAAGAACAGTTATTGCCGCTATATTAGTAGCTATCATCCTGATCTTCCGTAAAGAAAAGCTCCCTTCTTTTCGGCAATTTAAAAGTATTCTCATCGTTGCACTCGGTGCTGTGTTAGGATTTCCTCTCCTCACATCATGGGCAATGGAATACTTGCCAGTATCACACGGAGCTGTTGAAGTTGCACTCCTGCCGTTAGTAACAGCAGGATTTGCCATGTTAAGAGCAGGAGAACAACCATCACTTAAATACTGGCTTTCTAGTCTGATAGGGTCTTGTGCAGTTATTGTGTATGCACTAATTCTAGGTTTTGGTCAATTACACTTCGCCGATTTAGCTTTACTTGCTGCTGTGGTGCTGCTGGGCTTTAGTTATGCAGAGGGAGGAAGATTAGCGAAGGAATTAGGCAGCTGGCAAGTGATTGCCTGGGCAATTTTGATTGCTGCACCATTTTTCATTATTCCTGTCGGCTTAAATTTCACGCAAGATATGATACATGCACCAATGCAAGCTTGGATCAGCATACTTTATCTTGGTGTGGTCAGTCAGTTTCTTGCGTATGTTGCCTGGTATAGCGGAATGAGCTTGGGCGGTATTGCCAGAGTCAGTCAAATACAATACTTACAGCCATTTCTTATGATTTTATTTGCTGCTATTTTTCTCAATGAAGCTATAAGTTTTATGACAATTGGTATTGCTATCATAGTTCTGCTTTCTGTTATTGTCGGTAAAAATACAAAGGTTACACGAAGCGACTCTTATAAAACATAA
- a CDS encoding D-alanine--D-alanine ligase: MKVGVIMGGVSSEKQVSIMTGKEMIAHLDTNKYEIIPIELNSKQEVVEKAKNLDIALLALHGKFGEDGVIQGALETLGIPYTGSSVLSSSLCMDKNLSKKIIRYEGMLTPNWIQLSSLEELPLSEIEKMGYPLVVKPNSGGSSVGVKIVHDQESLLSSLSEVLKWDYEVVIEQHIKGEEITCSVINGELLPIISIQHKGEFFDYTSKYDDAATIEEVIQLPPDIEKRVSAAAMTCYHSLKCSVYARIDMMLKDGIPYILEVNTLPGMTKNSLLPKSAHAAGISYGKLLDVIIENSWKERAKEYTEQ; encoded by the coding sequence ATGAAAGTTGGCGTAATTATGGGTGGAGTATCCTCTGAAAAGCAAGTGTCCATTATGACAGGGAAGGAAATGATTGCTCATTTAGATACAAATAAGTACGAAATTATCCCCATTGAGCTTAACAGTAAACAAGAAGTCGTCGAAAAGGCAAAAAACCTTGATATCGCACTGCTTGCTCTGCATGGCAAGTTCGGGGAGGATGGTGTCATTCAAGGAGCACTTGAAACCCTCGGCATTCCTTATACAGGAAGCAGTGTCCTTTCAAGCAGCTTATGCATGGATAAAAATCTCTCCAAAAAAATCATCCGCTATGAAGGTATGTTAACACCAAATTGGATTCAGCTATCAAGCCTGGAGGAACTGCCTTTAAGTGAAATAGAAAAAATGGGCTATCCACTAGTTGTAAAGCCTAATTCAGGCGGTTCGAGTGTAGGGGTGAAAATTGTCCATGATCAAGAGTCGTTACTATCATCCTTATCAGAAGTACTTAAATGGGATTATGAAGTGGTGATTGAGCAGCATATTAAGGGTGAGGAAATTACTTGTTCTGTCATAAATGGGGAGCTGTTGCCGATTATTTCGATTCAACATAAAGGAGAGTTTTTTGATTATACTTCCAAATATGATGATGCAGCTACGATTGAAGAGGTGATTCAGCTTCCCCCAGACATAGAAAAACGCGTTTCTGCAGCTGCAATGACTTGCTATCATTCATTGAAATGCAGTGTGTATGCGCGAATCGACATGATGCTTAAAGATGGTATCCCTTATATTTTAGAAGTTAACACACTACCAGGCATGACGAAAAACAGCCTGCTTCCGAAGAGTGCTCATGCAGCAGGAATCTCATATGGTAAGTTGCTTGATGTAATTATTGAAAATTCATGGAAAGAAAGAGCAAAAGAGTATACGGAACAATAA
- the pdxR gene encoding MocR-like pyridoxine biosynthesis transcription factor PdxR yields the protein MFNDFKLNQGRPVYIQLKEYLKRMITNGHLLENQKLPSTRELSVSLAISRNTVLTAYADLEQEGLIYAVKGKGNFVKSVETSKTPSIEVNWEEKMSEQAIMAENLDLMKHGVRRRNEMISFNSIAPDEKLFDVENFKRAFLNRMAIEGDIVLNYGYAKGYKPLIEYLLHYMEVKGVDIKDKDILITNGFTEGLDIILSSLNKKNGRIICENPTHHSALKLFRMHGYEIDGIDMEDDGMDISMLQSLLTKNKYDFAYLIPSYHNPTGIVTSSEKRKKMMELFSAYQVPIVEDGFNEELRYSGAHLAPLAAFAGSGNNVIYTSSFSKILFPGLRVGWVLADKDLIYYLESMKRARTIHTSTLDQAVLYQYLHDGYFEKYIKKARSVYKKKYELALTSSKRYIPMKRITGDGGLHLFIELDNKIDSHELLKKCSQKGVVFSLGNDFYTDDSGKHTLRLGFSRLKEDEISSGIKLIGQTIKEHYGG from the coding sequence GTGTTTAATGATTTTAAACTTAACCAAGGGCGTCCAGTATATATACAGCTTAAAGAATATCTGAAAAGAATGATTACAAATGGGCATTTGCTTGAAAATCAAAAGCTTCCATCAACAAGGGAATTGAGCGTCTCGTTAGCTATTAGCCGAAATACGGTTTTAACAGCATATGCAGATTTGGAACAAGAAGGCCTTATTTACGCAGTTAAGGGAAAAGGAAACTTTGTTAAAAGTGTGGAAACCTCTAAAACCCCATCTATCGAAGTGAATTGGGAAGAAAAGATGAGTGAGCAAGCAATTATGGCAGAAAACCTCGACTTAATGAAGCATGGCGTGCGCCGAAGGAATGAAATGATCTCATTCAATAGTATTGCACCAGATGAAAAGCTTTTTGACGTGGAAAATTTTAAAAGAGCCTTTTTAAACAGAATGGCTATTGAAGGAGATATTGTTCTGAATTATGGTTATGCAAAGGGCTATAAACCACTTATTGAATACTTGCTGCATTATATGGAAGTGAAAGGCGTTGACATTAAAGATAAGGATATCTTGATAACAAATGGCTTCACAGAGGGCCTAGATATTATTTTATCTTCTTTAAATAAGAAAAATGGCCGAATTATATGTGAAAATCCAACACATCATTCTGCACTTAAGCTATTTCGCATGCACGGTTATGAAATCGATGGAATTGACATGGAAGATGACGGTATGGATATTTCCATGCTGCAATCCCTTTTAACAAAAAACAAATATGATTTTGCCTACCTAATTCCCTCCTATCATAATCCAACTGGTATTGTAACCTCATCTGAAAAAAGGAAGAAAATGATGGAATTGTTTTCTGCCTATCAAGTTCCAATTGTTGAGGATGGATTTAATGAAGAGCTGCGATATTCAGGGGCTCATCTTGCGCCATTGGCAGCATTTGCTGGAAGCGGTAATAATGTCATTTATACAAGCAGCTTCTCCAAAATTCTTTTTCCCGGTTTAAGGGTCGGCTGGGTCCTAGCGGATAAAGACTTAATTTATTATTTGGAAAGTATGAAGCGTGCTCGCACCATTCATACGTCTACATTAGATCAAGCAGTTTTATATCAGTATTTACATGATGGTTACTTTGAGAAATATATAAAAAAAGCAAGATCCGTTTATAAGAAAAAGTATGAACTAGCATTAACTTCTTCGAAAAGATATATCCCAATGAAAAGAATCACTGGTGATGGTGGTCTGCATCTTTTTATTGAGCTGGATAATAAGATTGATTCCCATGAGCTATTAAAAAAATGCTCTCAAAAGGGCGTTGTCTTTTCACTAGGAAATGATTTTTATACTGACGATAGTGGAAAACATACACTGCGCTTAGGCTTTTCAAGATTGAAGGAAGACGAAATAAGCAGTGGAATAAAGCTGATAGGACAAACGATAAAAGAACATTATGGAGGCTAA
- a CDS encoding sugar O-acetyltransferase encodes MNEKEKVFYERGTDELKLKSIRAQKLVRAFNNSEVEDSEKREEVIRELFGSVGVNSAIEHNFHCDLGYNIHVGDNFYAGYNCTILDMAEVRIGDNCMIGPDVGIYTAGHAIGPQGRNKSGYGIPITVGNDVWIGGSCVILAGITIGDNSIVAAGSVVTKDVPANAVVAGNPAKVIKNIDNK; translated from the coding sequence GTGAACGAGAAAGAGAAGGTCTTCTATGAACGGGGGACAGATGAGTTAAAATTAAAAAGCATCCGTGCACAAAAACTTGTCCGCGCATTTAATAATAGTGAAGTAGAGGATTCAGAAAAAAGAGAAGAAGTAATCAGAGAATTATTCGGGAGTGTTGGCGTAAATTCAGCGATTGAACATAATTTCCATTGTGACTTAGGTTACAATATTCATGTTGGAGATAACTTTTACGCTGGATACAACTGCACGATTTTAGATATGGCAGAAGTTAGAATAGGCGATAACTGTATGATTGGACCTGATGTCGGAATTTATACTGCTGGACATGCAATCGGACCACAGGGCAGAAATAAAAGCGGATATGGAATCCCTATTACAGTAGGCAATGATGTGTGGATCGGCGGCAGCTGTGTTATATTGGCAGGAATTACAATCGGCGATAATTCTATTGTTGCTGCAGGATCTGTTGTGACAAAGGATGTCCCGGCAAACGCTGTAGTTGCAGGAAATCCAGCTAAAGTGATAAAAAACATTGATAACAAGTAA
- a CDS encoding SDR family NAD(P)-dependent oxidoreductase, giving the protein MTNLQDKVAIVTGGASGIGLATVKAFLDKGAKVVLADYNAEAGAAVEKDLKETYENVLFVKANVAEESEVENLVSEAVKHFGKLDIIFNNAGVGVQKPTHELTAEEYKRVIAINQDGVFYGAKYAIREMLKTGGGSIINTSSILGSVGEPTSIPYAASKGAVNQITKSLALEYADRSIRVNAVAPGFIESGMVSKEALGDFYDGLVAKHPIGRLGNPEEIAHAVMFLAENDFVTGTTIFVDGGYTAI; this is encoded by the coding sequence ATGACAAATTTACAAGACAAAGTAGCAATCGTAACTGGCGGTGCTTCAGGTATTGGATTAGCAACCGTTAAAGCTTTCCTAGATAAAGGTGCGAAAGTTGTTTTAGCAGACTATAATGCAGAAGCAGGCGCTGCTGTTGAAAAAGACTTAAAAGAAACGTATGAAAATGTATTGTTCGTAAAAGCAAATGTTGCCGAAGAAAGTGAAGTTGAAAATTTGGTTTCTGAAGCGGTTAAACATTTCGGCAAACTAGATATCATCTTTAACAATGCTGGCGTAGGTGTTCAAAAGCCAACACATGAACTTACTGCAGAAGAGTACAAACGTGTTATTGCGATTAACCAAGATGGCGTATTTTATGGTGCAAAATATGCAATCCGTGAAATGCTTAAAACTGGCGGAGGTTCGATTATAAACACTTCTTCTATCTTAGGATCTGTTGGGGAACCTACTTCTATTCCTTACGCTGCAAGTAAAGGTGCAGTAAATCAAATCACAAAATCACTAGCTTTAGAATATGCAGATCGTAGTATCCGTGTTAACGCAGTAGCACCAGGATTTATCGAATCTGGCATGGTTAGTAAAGAAGCTTTAGGTGATTTCTATGATGGTTTAGTTGCAAAACATCCAATCGGACGCTTAGGTAATCCAGAAGAAATTGCACATGCTGTTATGTTCTTGGCAGAAAATGACTTTGTTACAGGTACAACAATCTTTGTTGATGGCGGTTATACTGCCATATAA
- a CDS encoding DUF445 domain-containing protein encodes MSMKTKSKKLAVYSLIIMGIGYIATAPFDDSIWIRLLQGGFEAGLVGGLADWFAVTALFRHPLGLPIPHTALLPNNRKRVTNGLVTVLKNDWLSKESIQDKIKDISFTDKLLPTITELITKGSLKAGLVKAVKKLVSNIEIEKMVPFIKTQIVLTLSNIEVNKILQMISSKLVNENFDEKVLDHVLKKADNWLRQEDTKEKLGSVSMNVINRIEADGMLKFALRSIESLLSEEKLGNIVQNLLLSGVRSLQHKGQPNREALVKYIRKEIEAMNDNEQLIEGIDKWKNQLLSEWDLDNTVLEALQKLQDNILLQLDDEEFIDTYLMPLCLHFLGMIQKNSVTIDKWIQTQISILIEKNHSKIGDLVQENLDKLDNETMIDMIENNIGKDLQWIRVNGAICGFIIGIILTGIHYLIGLI; translated from the coding sequence ATGTCTATGAAAACAAAATCAAAAAAATTAGCTGTATATTCCCTTATTATTATGGGAATAGGTTATATCGCAACAGCACCGTTTGATGATTCCATTTGGATCAGATTACTGCAAGGAGGATTTGAAGCAGGTCTTGTCGGCGGATTAGCGGATTGGTTTGCAGTTACTGCATTGTTCCGTCATCCACTTGGATTGCCAATACCCCATACAGCATTATTGCCTAATAATCGTAAAAGGGTCACAAACGGACTTGTAACAGTGCTGAAAAATGATTGGCTTTCAAAGGAGAGCATCCAAGATAAGATTAAGGATATTTCATTTACAGATAAATTGCTCCCAACCATAACAGAACTTATAACGAAAGGGTCTCTGAAAGCTGGATTGGTTAAAGCAGTTAAAAAACTAGTAAGCAATATTGAAATTGAAAAAATGGTGCCTTTCATTAAGACACAAATTGTTTTGACGCTTTCTAATATTGAAGTGAATAAAATTCTGCAAATGATAAGCTCAAAATTAGTGAATGAAAATTTCGATGAAAAAGTATTAGACCATGTGCTGAAAAAAGCAGACAATTGGTTAAGACAAGAGGATACGAAGGAAAAGCTTGGCAGTGTTTCTATGAATGTCATCAACAGAATTGAAGCAGATGGCATGCTCAAATTCGCGTTAAGATCAATTGAAAGCTTACTTAGCGAAGAGAAACTCGGGAATATTGTTCAAAACCTTTTGTTGAGCGGGGTAAGAAGCTTGCAGCATAAAGGGCAACCAAACCGCGAAGCTCTCGTCAAATATATTCGTAAAGAAATTGAGGCAATGAACGATAATGAGCAGTTAATTGAGGGTATCGACAAGTGGAAAAATCAGCTACTATCTGAATGGGATTTAGATAATACAGTATTGGAAGCTTTACAAAAGCTACAGGACAATATATTGCTTCAATTAGATGATGAAGAATTTATTGATACGTATCTTATGCCACTATGCCTGCATTTCTTAGGCATGATTCAGAAAAATAGTGTAACGATTGATAAATGGATTCAAACACAAATTTCCATACTGATCGAGAAAAACCATTCTAAGATTGGTGATCTTGTTCAGGAAAATCTCGATAAGCTCGACAATGAAACAATGATTGACATGATTGAAAATAATATTGGCAAAGACCTGCAGTGGATTCGAGTAAATGGAGCAATTTGCGGATTTATTATCGGGATTATTTTGACTGGTATTCATTATTTAATTGGGTTGATTTAA
- a CDS encoding DinB family protein, producing MNSIDLILLNFTEVRRRSIKVWTSIPAEKLLWKPDNEAMNCIEMIRHVLESEHYYHLAIKNKGSLDVFNSPFEGLPYTTVKDELDFAEPYRNDFLKTIKSYTQEDLATIKIDRSESGYIRELGDMLLRVAYHESVHTGQLLDYLRSADVPRVRIWD from the coding sequence ATGAATTCAATTGATTTGATTTTATTAAATTTTACAGAAGTAAGAAGAAGAAGTATAAAGGTATGGACATCCATTCCTGCAGAAAAGCTGTTATGGAAGCCGGATAATGAGGCGATGAATTGTATCGAAATGATTAGGCATGTCCTGGAAAGCGAGCATTATTATCATCTGGCAATTAAAAACAAAGGAAGTTTAGACGTATTTAATTCTCCATTTGAAGGACTGCCGTACACGACAGTTAAAGATGAATTAGATTTTGCTGAACCATATCGCAATGATTTTTTGAAGACAATAAAATCATACACACAAGAAGACTTAGCTACTATAAAAATTGATCGCTCAGAATCAGGTTACATAAGAGAATTGGGAGATATGCTGTTGCGAGTAGCCTATCATGAGTCTGTTCATACAGGCCAGTTATTGGATTACTTAAGGTCAGCAGACGTTCCTAGAGTGCGTATTTGGGATTAA
- a CDS encoding arginase family protein, which produces MMKRNVSLKTEGDKTLRLLMPQWQGGNNSAYYLGAQLLNWLAPSSNDAFEEVPIDLSAEGLTVEKGIFARSTLLKQVHAAKAILDKHNPDRVVVFGGDCGVELAPFAYLNNRYDGDAAILWIDAHPDVNTPEHFEHHHAHVLANLIGVGDEDFVAEVPKLVDPKNVLYVGLNDGTASEKEVMDRFNLSVVKPEEIVKDSSSVLDWLDNRNVSKVIVHFDLDVLDLREFRSLLIANPDTYSTKVEKTPKGSSMETIIRVLQDVGKAYDIVGLGITEHFPWEAVALANMLRRLPLIGDINKTDKPSYNWIF; this is translated from the coding sequence ATGATGAAAAGGAATGTAAGCTTGAAAACTGAAGGCGACAAGACATTAAGGCTACTAATGCCACAATGGCAAGGCGGGAATAATTCAGCTTATTACCTCGGTGCACAGCTTCTTAATTGGCTTGCTCCAAGTTCAAATGATGCCTTTGAAGAGGTTCCGATTGACCTGTCAGCAGAAGGGCTTACTGTTGAGAAGGGGATTTTTGCAAGGAGTACACTCCTTAAACAAGTACATGCTGCGAAAGCAATACTCGATAAACATAATCCCGATCGTGTTGTCGTTTTCGGTGGAGATTGTGGCGTTGAATTAGCTCCGTTTGCCTATCTCAATAATAGGTATGATGGGGATGCCGCAATTCTTTGGATTGACGCACATCCAGATGTAAACACTCCAGAGCATTTTGAACACCATCATGCACATGTTCTTGCAAATCTCATTGGGGTGGGAGATGAGGACTTTGTGGCTGAAGTGCCCAAATTGGTCGATCCCAAAAACGTGTTATATGTTGGTTTAAATGATGGAACAGCTTCAGAAAAAGAAGTGATGGACCGATTTAATTTGAGTGTTGTTAAGCCTGAGGAAATTGTGAAGGATAGCAGCTCAGTTTTAGATTGGCTAGATAATCGAAATGTTTCAAAAGTAATTGTTCATTTTGATTTAGATGTACTTGATTTAAGAGAGTTTCGTTCATTACTAATTGCAAATCCAGATACATATAGCACAAAGGTTGAAAAAACACCAAAAGGTTCCAGCATGGAAACGATCATTCGGGTCCTTCAAGATGTTGGAAAGGCTTATGACATTGTTGGACTTGGGATTACAGAGCATTTTCCATGGGAGGCTGTTGCATTGGCGAATATGCTAAGACGTCTTCCGTTAATTGGTGATATAAATAAAACAGACAAACCGTCTTATAACTGGATATTTTAA
- a CDS encoding flavodoxin domain-containing protein, whose translation MKVLIGFASLTSNTEDIMMILKNKLEALNCEVAVEDLDLIPLQKLSQYDLVFFGSYTWGDGDLPYELEDMYEELDEVDLTGMSFGVFGSGDRFYPAFCQAVDLLADKVKERGADVFSSLLKIEFSPDSEEEVQECEQFAVGAYEWAKEKDTSHAR comes from the coding sequence ATGAAAGTACTAATTGGGTTTGCAAGCTTAACGAGCAATACAGAGGATATAATGATGATTTTAAAAAATAAATTAGAAGCATTAAATTGTGAAGTGGCTGTTGAGGATTTAGACTTAATTCCGCTTCAAAAGCTGTCACAATATGACCTTGTTTTTTTTGGAAGCTATACATGGGGTGATGGAGATTTGCCGTATGAGCTTGAAGATATGTATGAAGAATTAGACGAAGTGGATCTAACTGGGATGTCCTTCGGCGTATTTGGCTCAGGAGACCGTTTTTATCCTGCCTTCTGTCAGGCTGTTGACCTGTTGGCAGACAAGGTGAAGGAACGAGGCGCAGATGTGTTTAGCTCTTTATTGAAAATTGAGTTTAGTCCTGATAGTGAGGAGGAAGTGCAAGAATGTGAACAATTTGCAGTAGGTGCCTATGAGTGGGCAAAGGAAAAGGATACTAGTCATGCACGCTAA